The following are encoded together in the Rhodopirellula bahusiensis genome:
- a CDS encoding diacylglycerol kinase family protein — MTSKPGTWASKFRCAILGVWFACGDQNSFWIHLPVAAAVIAMGAWLSVSPVEWAVLILAIGGVLTAELLNSSIELLVSVLHPQHHPRIGQALDVAAGAVLVMSLAAVAVGLIVLLPPLCGRLFGV, encoded by the coding sequence GTTTCGCTGTGCGATCCTGGGCGTATGGTTCGCTTGCGGGGACCAAAACAGTTTCTGGATTCACTTGCCCGTTGCCGCGGCGGTGATTGCGATGGGGGCGTGGTTGAGCGTCAGCCCTGTTGAATGGGCGGTTTTGATTTTGGCGATCGGCGGTGTGCTGACAGCGGAGTTGCTGAACTCGTCGATCGAGTTGTTGGTGTCCGTTCTGCATCCGCAACATCACCCGCGGATCGGGCAGGCACTCGATGTCGCAGCAGGTGCCGTCTTGGTGATGAGCCTGGCTGCCGTGGCGGTCGGTTTGATCGTGCTGTTGCCGCCGCTATGCGGTCGCCTGTTCGGTGTCTGA